One part of the Aricia agestis chromosome Z, ilAriAges1.1, whole genome shotgun sequence genome encodes these proteins:
- the LOC121738397 gene encoding photoreceptor-specific nuclear receptor-like, with product MIILFVEAVYMEKGESLCRVCGDKASGKHYGVPSCDGCRGFFKRSIRRNLDYVCKDKGRCVIDVSRRNQCQACRFSKCLRVNMKKDAVQHERARRPGAQPPVRLGFFNRPGFAQSLYYQSVGIGYMPTAPSYIVQPPSPSPPAEINPSVRQSNPPDYPQSYPSYQSVPPNSPSDQSFPFLFPTLNSTNPIYALQMHAMQYGMSARVHPRYFHPPTIQHDGAGPSTAPDNQIVPVDTQSMRTPVIRHTDLDPEDVPATGRANIEELYNVVKLEYFDRQMRESMIISLEHRNDFDELGLFLEDTVNWVRRASVSENIPFSEQKNLLFNNWRELLIITTAQRNHRFNAERIVARLAADRQNIEDEVKRLMTVINRVLLLNMDPTEFDYLKKIMLFRTVRSSEIPVLCASSSRDELQERALYQLYKYNAKDYPFRVGKTLLLLPSVCFVAQMGLLESLLFKIPCDLNMLLLTWLAREQQA from the exons AAACCTGGACTACGTGTGTAAGGACAAAGGAAGATGTGTGATCGATGTCAGCCGAAGAAACCAGTGCCAGGCGTGTCGCTTCTCCAAATGTCTCCGAGTCAACATGAAAAAGGATG CTGTCCAGCATGAACGTGCTCGGAGACCAGGCGCTCAGCCTCCCGTACGGTTAGGCTTCTTCAACCGGCCAGGGTTTGCCCAGAGCCTGTACTATCAGTCCGTAGGAATAGGCTATATGCCCACCGCTCCCAGCTACATCGTCCAACCTCCTTCCCCTTCGCCTCCCGCTGAGATCAATCCGAGTGTCCGACAAAGTAACCCGCCGGACTACCCTCAAAGTTACCCTAGTTATCAAAGCGTTCCTCCGAATTCTCCATCCGATCAGTCTTTTCCATTTCTGTTCCCCACATTGAATAGCACGAATCCGATTTACGCGTTGCAAATGCATGCGATGCAATATGGGATGTCAGCACGTGTACACCCGAGGTACTTCCATCCACCGACCATTCAGCACGATGGCGCTGGTCCTTCGACTGCTCCAGATAATC AGATAGTGCCAGTGGATACACAATCTATGCGTACTCCGGTGATTCGCCATACCGACCTTGATCCAGAAGACGTCCCCGCTACTGGTAGAGCCAACATCGAGGAACTATACAACGTGGTCAAGCTTGAATACTTTG ATCGCCAAATGCGCGAATCCATGATTATAAGTCTGGAGCACAGGAACGATTTCGACGAACTTGGACTGTTCCTGGAGGACACCGTGAACTGGGTACGACGAGCCTCAGTCAGCGAGAACATACCGTTCTCCGAACAGAAGAACCTGCTCTTCAATAACTGGAGGGAGTTGCTGATCATCACGACCGCTCAAAGGAATCACCGTTTCAATGCTG AACGCATCGTAGCTCGGCTGGCGGCGGATCGGCAGAACATCGAGGACGAAGTGAAGCGTCTCATGACTGTCATCAACCGTGTTCTCCTCCTCAACATGGACCCAACCGAATTTGACTACTTGAAGAAGATCATGCTATTCCGCACAG TTCGTTCCTCAGAGATCCCGGTCTTGTGCGCCTCGTCGTCCAGGGATGAACTTCAAGAGCGAGCGCTTTACCAACTTTACAAATACAACGCGAAGGACTATCCCTTCAGGGTCGGGAAAACTCTTCTGCTCCTGCCGAGTGTGTGCTTCGTGGCGCAAATGGGCCTCCTCGAAAGTCTGCTGTTCAAGATACCGTGCGATCTGAACATGCTGCTTCTCACGTGGCTGGCCAGGGAACAACAAGCCTAA